A genomic region of Caenorhabditis elegans chromosome V contains the following coding sequences:
- the srbc-49 gene encoding G-protein coupled receptors family 1 profile domain-containing protein (Partially confirmed by transcript evidence), producing the protein MLLVKTASLVLTIIFSQSLCCTMIYLLYAVFCSKRIAFRPSLSIFYCRFIIDVFLTLSVSINKAYFLVISLFNQYAVKNLALILIIPSLMIATMRYTLGFLITFDRLLAIYFPISYHLHRQKVSIYFIIFILIFSAAFNQYVLFGYCGNSIDVPLECDDFKCTVNSCYYNYYLTQEQIVHFVIGAMTVILCARLFIMYLTAKSEVTKFLSQATRVALLDSLTIFTFFILPSFAYAQFPATDFEIFGPLLALFKRVGALIEAVFICRIFLREKNTAPNTISPMS; encoded by the exons ATGTTGCTTGTTAAGACGGCGAGTCTAGTTttaactataattttttctcaaagccTTTGCTGTACAATGATCTACCTACTTTATGcagttttttgttcgaaaaggATTGCGTTCAGGCCGAGCTTGTCCATCTTTTATTGCAGATTCATTATCGATGTGTTTCTCACATTAAGTG TGTCAATCAATAAGGCCTACTTTCTCGTGATTTCACTATTCAACCAGTATGCTGTCAAAAATCTAGCTCTCATTTTAATAATTCCATCTTTAATGATTGCAACAATGCGATATACTCTTGGATTTCTGATTACATTCGACAGACTTTTGGCTATATACTTTCCGATTTCCTATCATCTACACAGACAGAAAGTTTCTAtatatttcattattttcattttaatattctcAGCCGCATTCAATCAATACGTATTATTTGGATATTGCGGCAACTCCATAGATGTGCCATTAGAATGCGATGACTTCAAGTGCACTGTGAATTCATGTTATTACAATTACTATCTGACTCAAGAACAGATTGTTCATTTTGTTATCGGAGCCATGACTGTTATTTTATGTGCTCGGTTATTCATAATGTACCTCACTGCCAAATCTGAAGTCACCAAGTTTCTGTCACAA GCGACACGAGTTGCACTCCTGGACTCGCTTACAATTTTTACATTCTTCATTCTCCCATCATTTGCCTATGCTCAATTTCCTGCAACCGATTTCGAAATATTTGGTCCTTTGTTAGCACTGTTCAAACGTGTCGGAGCACTGATTGAAGCCGTGTTCAtatgtagaatttttctgcgTGAGAAAAATACAGCTCCTAACACTATTTCACCCATGTCTTGA
- the srbc-49 gene encoding Serpentine Receptor, class BC (Class B-like) (Partially confirmed by transcript evidence), whose protein sequence is MLLVKTASLVLTIIFSQSLCCTMIYLLYAVFCSKRIAFRPSLSIFYCRFIIDVFLTLSAAFNQYVLFGYCGNSIDVPLECDDFKCTVNSCYYNYYLTQEQIVHFVIGAMTVILCARLFIMYLTAKSEVTKFLSQATRVALLDSLTIFTFFILPSFAYAQFPATDFEIFGPLLALFKRVGALIEAVFICRIFLREKNTAPNTISPMS, encoded by the exons ATGTTGCTTGTTAAGACGGCGAGTCTAGTTttaactataattttttctcaaagccTTTGCTGTACAATGATCTACCTACTTTATGcagttttttgttcgaaaaggATTGCGTTCAGGCCGAGCTTGTCCATCTTTTATTGCAGATTCATTATCGATGTGTTTCTCACATTAAGTG CCGCATTCAATCAATACGTATTATTTGGATATTGCGGCAACTCCATAGATGTGCCATTAGAATGCGATGACTTCAAGTGCACTGTGAATTCATGTTATTACAATTACTATCTGACTCAAGAACAGATTGTTCATTTTGTTATCGGAGCCATGACTGTTATTTTATGTGCTCGGTTATTCATAATGTACCTCACTGCCAAATCTGAAGTCACCAAGTTTCTGTCACAA GCGACACGAGTTGCACTCCTGGACTCGCTTACAATTTTTACATTCTTCATTCTCCCATCATTTGCCTATGCTCAATTTCCTGCAACCGATTTCGAAATATTTGGTCCTTTGTTAGCACTGTTCAAACGTGTCGGAGCACTGATTGAAGCCGTGTTCAtatgtagaatttttctgcgTGAGAAAAATACAGCTCCTAACACTATTTCACCCATGTCTTGA
- the srbc-50 gene encoding Serpentine Receptor, class BC (Class B-like) (Predicted), which translates to MVVLVIITTVISLTFSETTWLLNFYLLYSIFCKKNIPFKTELALVYCRFAVDTLFYFLFSINKIYLFSRQISEKVVIKNLIFLLIWPILLVGTVRSTLTFLVTMDRVIGSFFPIFYYNHRHKLSNYIFLIFISSVVILDQYVLFVYCKNTDDIPLECDNFHCMINQCFNNYWKRHERIACILLGCSSILLFLRLFVLTYCQQTPNNHSLSKATLFALVDSTIICLLNILPPFIFSKLPKINFRNYGPLVSIPRCGGSVIEGLISFKILTREKQASQISPVN; encoded by the exons ATGGTCGTCCTTGTGATAATAACTACTGTAATATCCTTAACATTTTCCGAAACCACGTggcttttgaatttttaccttttatattcaattttctgtaagAAAAATATCCCTTTCAAGACAGAGTTGGCGCTCGTCTACTGTAGATTTGCAGTTGACACGTTGTTTTATTTCTTGT tttcGATCAACAAGATATACTTATTTTCCCGTCAGATTTCGGAGAAAGTTGTCATCaaaaatctaatatttttattaatctgGCCAATTTTACTAGTTGGAACCGTTCGTTCAACTCTGACTTTTTTGGTTACAATGGACAGAGTGATCggttcattttttccaattttttattataatcaTCGCCACAAACTTtcgaattatatttttttgattttcatttcatCAGTAGTAATTTTGGATCAATATGTTTTATTCGTATATTGCAAAAATACTGACGATATTCCATTGGAATGTGACAATTTTCATTGTATGATAAATCAATGCTTTAATAATTATTGGAAGCGCCATGAAAGAATAGCTTGCATTTTGTTGGGATGTTCCTCAATCTTGCTATTTTTACGACTTTTTGTTTTGACTTATTGCCAGCAAACTCCAAACAATCATTCATTGTCAAAG gccACACTATTCGCCCTTGTCGATTCTACGATAATCTGTTTATTGAATATATTACCTCCATTTATTTTCtccaaacttccaaaaattaattttcgaaactatGGCCCACTGGTCTCCATTCCAAGATGCGGTGGATCAGTAATTGAAGGTCTTATCAGTTTCAAAATACTAACCAGGGAAAAGCAGGCGTCACAAATTTCTCCAGttaattaa